A segment of the Niveibacterium umoris genome:
GTACATCGCCGACGACACGATCCAGAACTTCGAGAAGGAAACGGGTATCAAGGTCCGCTACGACACCTTCGACAGCAACGAGATCGTTCACGCCAAGCTGGTCGCCGGTAAGACTGGCTACGACATCGTGGTGCCCTCGTCGACCTGGGCCAAGTTGCAGATCGACGGCGGTCTGTTGCGCACGCTGGACAAATCCCAGATCCCGAACCTGAAGAACCTCGACCCGGCGCTGCTCGCCCAGCTGGCAAAGATGGACCCCGGCAACGCGCACATGGTCAACTGGCTGTGGGGCTACACCACGGTCGGCATCAACACCGACAAGGTCAAGGCCGCGCTGGGCGACCTGCCGATGCCCGACAACGCGTGGGACCTCGTCTTCAAGCCGGAGTACATCAGCCGGCTCAAGCGCTGCGGCGTGTCCTTCCTCGACTCGGCCTCCGAGATCGTGCCGGTGGCGCTGTTCTATCTGGGCAAGGCGCCCGACAGCAAGAACCCGTCCGACTACACGGCGGCCGGCAACCTGCTCAAGACCGTGCGGCCGTATGTCACCCTTTTCAGCTCGTCGGGCTACATCAACGACCTCTCGTCCGGCTCGCTGTGCGTCGCGATCGGCTGGTCGGGCGATATCGGCGTCGCGCGACAACGTGCCATCGCCACGAAGACCGGGCAGAACATCCAGACCCTGGTGCCCAGGACCGGCAGCCTGCTGTTCTTTGACGGCATGGTGATCCCGGCCGACGCGCCGCACCCGGGCAACGCGCACAAGTTCATCAATTACATCCTGCGGCCCGAGGTGCACGCCTCGCTGACCAACAAGCTGTATTACGCCAACCCGAATGCCGAGGCGCGGCGCTTCGTCAAACCCGAGGTCGCCAACGACCCCACCGTCTTCCTGCCCGCTGCTGCGCTGGCGACGATGAGCTCGCCGGCAGCGCTGAACAACGACCTGCGCCGCCTGATGAACCGCACCTACACCACCTTCAAGACCGGGCTCTGAGCACGCCCGCCCCACGACGAGGATTCTTCCGATGAGCACGTTTCGTCACACCGCACTCGCGCTGGCGCTGGGCTGCGCCTTGCCGGGTCATGCAGCCGCCGCAGCCGACCTGCAGACCGAAGTGGCGGCCCTGAAAGCCCGCCTGGCCGAGCTGGAGGCGCGCCTCGCAGCGCAACCCGCAAGCCCGGCGCCCGCAGCGGCCGGCATGACCGCCGAGCAGCAGCAGGAATTCAACCGCGTCGCGATCAAGGCCGAGGCGCTGGAAGACGCGCGCGATGCCGCCGGATTGCGGCAACTCAAGATCAGCGGCTATGCGGACCCGGCCTGGGTCTACAACCAGCGGCAGGATCGCGCCGGCTTCCAGTTCCTCAACAG
Coding sequences within it:
- a CDS encoding polyamine ABC transporter substrate-binding protein codes for the protein MKRITARLLGVVGLACLTLCSAARAEDEEKILNIYNWSEYIADDTIQNFEKETGIKVRYDTFDSNEIVHAKLVAGKTGYDIVVPSSTWAKLQIDGGLLRTLDKSQIPNLKNLDPALLAQLAKMDPGNAHMVNWLWGYTTVGINTDKVKAALGDLPMPDNAWDLVFKPEYISRLKRCGVSFLDSASEIVPVALFYLGKAPDSKNPSDYTAAGNLLKTVRPYVTLFSSSGYINDLSSGSLCVAIGWSGDIGVARQRAIATKTGQNIQTLVPRTGSLLFFDGMVIPADAPHPGNAHKFINYILRPEVHASLTNKLYYANPNAEARRFVKPEVANDPTVFLPAAALATMSSPAALNNDLRRLMNRTYTTFKTGL